A genomic stretch from Aedes albopictus strain Foshan chromosome 2, AalbF5, whole genome shotgun sequence includes:
- the LOC134283904 gene encoding EEF1A lysine methyltransferase 2-like produces MTDQIEELESSELGTKDYWEASYETEIRNYRDHGDVGEVWFDEDSQLRIIRWIERQEDRVQQDDSIIDLGCGNGMMLVELAREGYSNLTGVDYSPKAIELAQSIAKDQELDINYRVVDLLNESDVVALGKFKIVHDKGTYDAVSLHPDNAKQMRETYIKSVAQLLQDDGLFVLTSCNWTQKELVNSFGEVFDLHVVIPTPSFKFGGAVGNVVTSVVFVKKSTK; encoded by the exons ATGACGGACCAAATTGAGGAACTGGAAAGCTCCGAGCTGGGCACCAAAGACTACTGGGAGGCGAGTTACGAAACGGAAATACGCAACTACCGGGACCACGGCGATGTAGGCGAAGTGTGGTTCGACGAGGACAGTCAGCTGCGAATAATCCGGTGGATTGAGCGGCAGGAGGATCGGGTTCAGCAGGACGATTCCATTATAGACTTGG GATGTGGTAACGGCATGATGCTGGTAGAACTGGCCCGCGAAGGATATTCCAATCTAACGGGTGTGGATTATTCACCAAAAGCAATAGAACTGGCACAGTCGATAGCAAAAGATCAGGAGCTGGACATCAATTACAGGGTTGTGGATCTTCTAAACGAGTCCGATGTGGTGGCCTTGGGGAAGTTTAAAATCGTCCACGACAAAGGGACCTACGATGCGGTCAGTCTTCATCCGGACAACGCCAAGCAGATGAGGGAGACTTACATTAAAAGCGTGGCGCAGCTTTTGCAAGATGATGGACTTTTTGTTCTTACTTCATGTAACTGGACCCAAAAGGAACTGGTGAACAGTTTTGGAGAAGTATTCGATTTGCATGTGGTCATTCCGACTCCGTCGTTTAAGTTTGGAGGCGCCGTGGGGAATGTTGTTACTTCTGTTGTTTTTGTTAAGAAATCTACTAAATAG